TGCAGGGTGTGGCCGAGGTGGGCTATGACCGGTTGAGCATGGACGACATCGCGGCTCGCGCCGGTGTCGGCAAGGCTGCGATCTATCGGCGCTGGCCGTCGAAAGAGGTGGTGGTGGCCGATGCGATCGCGCACTGGCGTAGACGGCAGGGGCCGGTCGAGCCGCCCAACACCGGCAGCCTGCGCGGTGACATCGACGCGCTGGTTGCCGCGGCACCCGAGTTCGACGAATCGGGAATGGAAACAATGAAAGTCGTCGTCGGAGTCGCGACGGCGGCGATGCACAATCCGGTGCTGGCGGCAGCGCTGGACGATCTGGTGCTCGACCCGCCGCGCCACGTGGTACGGGTGCTGCTCGATCAGGCGAGGGCGCGCGGCGAGATCCCGGCCGGTCGCGACCTGAGTCTGATTCCCGATGTGGCGTTGGGCCTCAATGTGCTGCGGGTGATGACCGGCCGCCCCGTCGACCGCGTCTTTTTCCGG
The window above is part of the Mycolicibacter sp. MU0102 genome. Proteins encoded here:
- a CDS encoding TetR/AcrR family transcriptional regulator; its protein translation is MGAQEPAPASRPGRSPGRLDRTRDPAILDAALQGVAEVGYDRLSMDDIAARAGVGKAAIYRRWPSKEVVVADAIAHWRRRQGPVEPPNTGSLRGDIDALVAAAPEFDESGMETMKVVVGVATAAMHNPVLAAALDDLVLDPPRHVVRVLLDQARARGEIPAGRDLSLIPDVALGLNVLRVMTGRPVDRVFFRRVLEDVILPLAGNPSP